The Pithys albifrons albifrons isolate INPA30051 chromosome 13, PitAlb_v1, whole genome shotgun sequence genome has a segment encoding these proteins:
- the CTXN2 gene encoding cortexin-2, producing MISNYCSNTSASMSVNEMSAFPLTLEQKTGFAFVGILCVFLGLLIIRCFKILLDPYSSMPSTSWEDEVEGLDKGTFEYALA from the coding sequence ATGATCAGTAATTACTGCAGCAACACTTCAGCCAGCATGAGTGTCAACGAAATGTCTGCTTTCCCTCTGACTTTAGAGCAAAAAACTGGCTTTGCCTTTGTGgggattttgtgtgttttcttggGACTTCTAATTATCAGATGCTTCAAGATCTTGCTAGATCCCTACAGCAGTATGCCTTCTACATCATGGGAAGATGAAGTTGAGGGACTGGATAAAGGAACATTTGAATATGCTCTTGCATGA